A stretch of Rhabdothermincola salaria DNA encodes these proteins:
- a CDS encoding GTP-binding protein, giving the protein MAREKFERTKPHANVGTMGHIDHGKTTLTAAIS; this is encoded by the coding sequence ATGGCGCGTGAGAAGTTCGAGCGGACCAAGCCCCATGCGAATGTGGGCACGATGGGTCACATCGATCATGGGAAGACGACGCTGACGGCGGCGATCTCG
- a CDS encoding GNAT family N-acetyltransferase, which translates to MLLRLARPADAEAIRTIYNAEVTGSTVTFDLRPRSLEEQRAWLDARSGAFAVLVAEDEGEVVGFASLSPYRDRPAYSTTVEESIYIRHDQRGKGLGKALLGEIVEVASRQGFHTIMARVVGHHQASIGLHRSVGFGVVGVEREVGRKFGKWLDVVVMQRML; encoded by the coding sequence GTGCTGTTGCGCCTCGCCCGCCCCGCCGACGCCGAGGCCATCCGGACCATCTACAACGCGGAGGTCACCGGCTCCACGGTCACCTTCGACCTGCGCCCCCGGTCCCTGGAGGAGCAACGGGCGTGGCTCGACGCCCGCTCCGGAGCGTTCGCCGTGCTGGTGGCCGAGGACGAGGGCGAGGTGGTGGGCTTCGCCTCCCTGTCGCCCTACCGGGACCGGCCCGCCTACAGCACCACCGTCGAGGAGTCGATCTACATCCGCCACGACCAACGGGGCAAGGGCCTCGGCAAGGCGTTGCTCGGCGAGATCGTGGAGGTGGCCTCCCGCCAGGGGTTCCACACGATCATGGCCCGCGTGGTGGGCCACCACCAGGCCTCGATCGGGCTGCACCGATCGGTCGGGTTCGGCGTCGTCGGCGTGGAGCGCGAGGTCGGACGCAAGTTCGGCAAGTGGCTCGACGTCGTCGTCATGCAACGCATGCTGTGA
- a CDS encoding YajQ family cyclic di-GMP-binding protein, translating to MPSFDIVSEVDTQEVRNAVDQAAREIANRFDFKNTDSSIVLDDSGIEMRSVTEDRLNAIRQVLEEKLVKRKVSLKGIEHGKVEDAAGGTVRQVSTLSAGISSEKAKELNKAIKGLGLKGVQSQTQGDQVRVTGKKRDDLQAVIAALKEKDLGIPLQFENFRD from the coding sequence ATGCCCAGCTTCGACATCGTCTCCGAGGTCGACACCCAGGAGGTCCGCAACGCGGTCGATCAGGCCGCCCGCGAGATCGCCAACCGGTTCGACTTCAAGAACACCGACTCCAGCATCGTCCTCGATGACTCCGGGATCGAGATGCGCTCGGTCACCGAGGACCGGCTCAACGCCATCCGCCAAGTGCTCGAGGAGAAGCTCGTGAAGCGCAAGGTCTCCCTGAAGGGGATCGAGCACGGCAAGGTCGAGGATGCCGCCGGCGGCACCGTCCGCCAGGTGTCCACGCTGAGCGCCGGCATCTCCTCGGAGAAGGCCAAGGAGCTGAACAAGGCCATCAAGGGCCTCGGCCTCAAGGGCGTCCAGTCCCAGACCCAGGGCGACCAGGTGCGCGTCACCGGCAAGAAGCGCGACGACCTCCAGGCCGTGATCGCTGCGCTCAAGGAGAAGGACCTCGGCATCCCCCTCCAGTTCGAGAACTTCCGCGACTGA
- the acs gene encoding acetate--CoA ligase: MSEPTIEDYFVEDRTFPPPPAFVADALVTDDSLYREADADPEAFWARQARELLTWSTDFHTVLEWDLPDAKWFVGGELNVSANCLDRHVDAGLGQRVAYHWEGEPGDTRTITYADLLDEVQRVANVLRDLGVDKGDRVAIYMPMIPELPAAMLACTRIGAAHSVIFGGFSPDSIVDRVNDGGCKVVITADGGYRRGAASPLKPNVDAALEHCPTVTDVVVVRRTGTDVDMVAGRDHWWHEVVPAAEPTCAPVPVGSEDLLYLLYTSGTTAKPKGIMHTTGGYLTQAAFTHKVVFDLKPEDDVYWCSADIGWVTGHSYIVYGPLANAATSVLYEGTPDTPGRDRLWAIVAKYGVTQLYTAPTAIRMFMKWGEQEPAQHDLSSLRVLGTVGEPINPEAWMWYHANIGGGRCPIVDTWWQTETGGHMITPLPGVTTLKPGSATRPLPGVSLQVVDDVGEPIERGGGYLTIDKPWPGMLRGIWGDPQRYRDTYWSRFPGRYFAGDGCKIDDDGYFWLLGRVDDVMNVSGHRVSTTEVESALVDHDAVAEAAVVGATDDVTGQAIVAYVILRGWAEENPEMVEDIRQHVAVKIGPTARPKRVIVVPDLPKTRSGKIMRRLLRDVAEGRDLGDVTTLADASVVDAIRTAAG; encoded by the coding sequence ATGAGCGAGCCGACGATCGAGGACTACTTCGTCGAAGACCGGACCTTCCCGCCGCCCCCGGCCTTCGTGGCCGACGCGCTGGTGACCGACGACTCGCTGTACCGCGAGGCCGACGCCGACCCCGAGGCCTTCTGGGCCCGCCAGGCCCGCGAGCTGCTCACCTGGTCCACCGACTTCCACACCGTGCTCGAATGGGACCTCCCCGACGCCAAGTGGTTCGTCGGCGGCGAGCTCAACGTCTCGGCCAACTGCCTCGACCGCCACGTCGACGCCGGGCTGGGGCAGAGAGTCGCCTACCACTGGGAGGGTGAACCGGGCGACACCCGCACGATCACCTACGCCGACCTGCTCGACGAGGTCCAGCGCGTCGCCAACGTGCTGCGCGACCTGGGGGTCGACAAGGGCGACCGGGTCGCCATCTACATGCCCATGATCCCGGAGCTGCCGGCGGCGATGCTGGCCTGCACCCGCATCGGCGCCGCCCACTCGGTGATCTTCGGGGGCTTCTCACCCGACTCCATCGTCGACCGGGTCAACGACGGCGGCTGCAAGGTCGTGATCACCGCCGACGGGGGCTACCGACGAGGGGCCGCCTCCCCGCTCAAGCCCAACGTCGACGCCGCGCTCGAGCACTGCCCCACGGTCACCGACGTCGTGGTCGTGCGCCGCACGGGCACCGACGTCGACATGGTCGCCGGTCGCGACCACTGGTGGCACGAGGTCGTGCCCGCCGCCGAACCCACCTGCGCACCGGTGCCGGTGGGCAGCGAGGACCTGCTCTACCTGCTCTACACCTCGGGCACCACCGCCAAGCCCAAGGGCATCATGCACACCACCGGCGGCTACCTCACCCAGGCCGCCTTCACCCACAAGGTCGTCTTCGACCTGAAGCCCGAGGACGACGTCTACTGGTGCTCGGCCGACATCGGATGGGTCACCGGGCACAGCTACATCGTCTACGGCCCGCTGGCCAACGCGGCCACGTCCGTGCTCTACGAGGGCACCCCCGACACGCCGGGCCGCGACCGGCTCTGGGCCATCGTCGCCAAGTACGGGGTCACCCAGCTCTACACGGCGCCCACCGCCATCCGCATGTTCATGAAGTGGGGCGAGCAGGAGCCCGCCCAGCACGACCTGAGCTCGCTGCGGGTGCTCGGCACCGTGGGCGAACCCATCAACCCCGAAGCCTGGATGTGGTATCACGCCAACATCGGAGGGGGCCGGTGCCCCATCGTCGACACCTGGTGGCAGACCGAGACCGGCGGCCACATGATCACCCCGCTCCCGGGCGTCACCACCCTCAAGCCGGGCTCGGCCACCCGCCCCCTGCCCGGGGTGAGCCTCCAGGTCGTCGACGACGTCGGCGAGCCCATCGAACGGGGCGGCGGCTACCTCACCATCGACAAGCCCTGGCCGGGCATGCTGCGCGGCATCTGGGGCGACCCGCAGCGCTACCGTGACACCTACTGGTCGCGGTTCCCGGGCCGCTACTTCGCCGGCGACGGCTGCAAGATCGACGACGACGGCTACTTCTGGCTGCTCGGCCGCGTCGACGACGTCATGAACGTGTCCGGGCACCGGGTCTCCACCACCGAGGTCGAGAGCGCCCTCGTCGACCACGACGCCGTGGCCGAGGCCGCGGTCGTGGGGGCCACCGACGACGTCACCGGCCAGGCCATCGTGGCCTACGTCATCCTGCGGGGCTGGGCCGAGGAGAACCCCGAGATGGTCGAGGACATCCGCCAGCACGTGGCCGTCAAGATCGGACCCACCGCCCGACCCAAGCGGGTCATCGTGGTGCCCGACCTGCCCAAGACCCGCAGCGGCAAGATCATGCGCCGGCTCCTGCGCGACGTGGCCGAGGGCCGTGACCTGGGCGACGTCACCACCCTCGCCGACGCCTCCGTGGTCGACGCCATCCGCACCGCCGCCGGGTGA
- a CDS encoding SAM-dependent methyltransferase yields the protein MASPPGPGDESLHDRLLARIDADGPLAFSSFMEAALYDPREGFYAGGGRAGRRGDFLTSPEVGPLFGAVLARVLDASWDELGRPDPFVVIEGGAGPGTLARTVLAAGPRCAEALVHVLVETSAAQRAAHGAHQPAWVGERAGGDLTAVVTAPRAGRGPAVVSAADLPDATVRGVVVANELLDNLPFDPVARATGGGVEELRVVRGGDAAFAPVIVPRGPTSADDVVLGALPAGVWVPHQAAAAAWVGRARDRLAEGQVLVVDYGASDADLAERPPLAWLRTFRGHERGGHPLDDPGTQDITADVAVDQLLRGCPGGTVSTQADFLLANGIDDLVEEGRRIWRERAHLGDLEALRGRSRVSEAEALLDPSGLGGFVVVRWDVGAGAPER from the coding sequence ATGGCATCCCCGCCCGGCCCGGGGGACGAGTCCCTCCACGACCGTCTGCTGGCTCGCATCGACGCCGACGGCCCTCTGGCCTTCTCGTCGTTCATGGAGGCCGCCCTGTACGACCCCCGCGAAGGGTTCTACGCCGGGGGTGGCCGGGCCGGCCGCCGGGGCGACTTCCTCACCAGCCCCGAGGTCGGCCCGCTGTTCGGTGCCGTGCTGGCCCGGGTGCTCGACGCCTCCTGGGACGAGCTCGGGCGTCCCGACCCCTTCGTCGTCATCGAGGGTGGCGCCGGACCCGGCACGCTGGCCCGCACCGTGCTGGCCGCCGGTCCTCGCTGCGCCGAGGCACTGGTCCACGTCCTGGTCGAGACATCGGCCGCGCAGCGCGCCGCTCATGGCGCGCACCAGCCAGCCTGGGTGGGGGAGCGCGCCGGTGGCGACCTCACGGCCGTGGTCACCGCCCCCCGGGCCGGGCGCGGGCCGGCTGTCGTGTCGGCCGCGGACCTCCCCGATGCCACCGTCCGAGGGGTGGTGGTGGCCAACGAGCTGCTCGACAACCTCCCGTTCGATCCGGTGGCCCGGGCGACCGGCGGTGGCGTCGAGGAGCTGCGCGTGGTCCGCGGCGGCGACGCCGCGTTCGCGCCGGTGATCGTGCCCCGCGGGCCCACCTCCGCCGACGACGTGGTGCTCGGGGCGTTGCCGGCGGGGGTGTGGGTGCCCCACCAGGCGGCGGCCGCGGCATGGGTGGGCCGGGCCCGGGACCGCCTGGCGGAGGGGCAGGTGCTCGTGGTCGACTACGGCGCCTCCGATGCCGACCTGGCCGAGCGGCCCCCCTTGGCCTGGTTGCGCACCTTCCGAGGCCACGAACGGGGCGGGCACCCCCTCGACGACCCCGGCACCCAGGACATCACCGCCGACGTCGCGGTCGACCAGCTCCTGCGGGGGTGCCCGGGAGGGACGGTGAGCACGCAGGCCGACTTCCTGCTCGCCAACGGCATCGACGACCTCGTCGAAGAAGGGCGACGGATCTGGCGCGAGCGCGCCCACCTGGGCGACCTCGAGGCCCTGCGAGGCCGCAGCCGGGTGAGCGAGGCCGAGGCGTTGCTCGACCCCTCCGGGCTCGGCGGCTTCGTGGTCGTGCGATGGGACGTCGGAGCCGGCGCGCCCGAGCGGTGA
- a CDS encoding NADH-quinone oxidoreductase subunit N produces the protein MLAQLAAFAWETPQLDLHALAPELIVVGVLSLVLIVDAFTDESGRWLSSTIAGIGLLVAAIPLVTLAMDGTDRVMFGGAYVVDDFALVLKALFLASAYVVVLLSTNYIAEGDYWEGEYYQVLLGSVVGMLVMASSRDLVTMFVALEMLSIPAYTLAAWRKRDSKGNEAGLKYYLMGVFASAILLYGMSLLFGLTGTTVLAEIGEVVGGAADTQPIVTLAIVFVIIGFAFKVSAVPFHTWAPDTYEGAPTPITAFLAVASKAAGFVALLQLVFIALYGREDVYGPLIWVLAAVTMTVGNLIALRQTNVVRMLAYSGIAQAGYILAPLAIAGTGGDVGLTSLQAIVVYLLIYAAMNLGAFAVVIAVARKTRSAELSSFGGLFSYAPALTVCMTLFLFALAGIPPAAGWFGKLEIFRALASAGNFSGYSLAVLVAVNSVVAFAYYGRLMRVMWMDDAPDGDVTPIRVPPSLVAAVSITAVLTLAVGVFPRAFTHFTESVTLLGLGG, from the coding sequence GTGCTCGCCCAGTTGGCCGCCTTCGCCTGGGAGACCCCCCAGCTCGACCTCCACGCCCTCGCGCCCGAGCTGATCGTGGTCGGCGTGCTGTCGCTGGTCCTCATCGTCGATGCCTTCACCGACGAGAGCGGTCGGTGGCTGTCGTCGACGATCGCCGGCATCGGCCTGCTCGTGGCGGCCATCCCGCTGGTCACCCTGGCCATGGACGGCACCGACCGGGTGATGTTCGGCGGCGCCTACGTCGTCGACGACTTCGCCTTGGTGCTCAAGGCCCTGTTCCTCGCCTCGGCCTACGTGGTCGTGCTGTTGTCCACCAACTACATCGCCGAGGGCGACTACTGGGAGGGCGAGTACTACCAGGTGCTGCTCGGCTCGGTGGTGGGCATGCTCGTCATGGCCTCGTCCCGCGACCTCGTGACCATGTTCGTGGCCCTCGAGATGCTGTCCATCCCCGCCTACACGCTGGCCGCCTGGCGCAAGCGCGACAGCAAGGGCAACGAGGCGGGTCTCAAGTACTACCTGATGGGCGTCTTCGCCTCGGCCATCTTGCTCTACGGCATGTCGTTGCTGTTCGGGCTCACCGGCACCACCGTCCTCGCCGAGATCGGAGAAGTGGTCGGAGGGGCCGCCGACACCCAGCCGATCGTCACCCTGGCCATCGTGTTCGTGATCATCGGCTTCGCCTTCAAGGTGTCCGCCGTGCCGTTCCACACGTGGGCCCCCGACACCTACGAGGGTGCGCCCACGCCCATCACCGCCTTCTTGGCGGTGGCCTCCAAAGCCGCCGGCTTCGTCGCCCTGTTGCAGCTGGTCTTCATCGCCCTCTACGGCCGTGAGGACGTCTACGGGCCCCTCATCTGGGTGCTCGCCGCCGTCACCATGACCGTGGGCAACCTCATCGCCCTGCGCCAGACCAACGTGGTGCGCATGCTCGCCTACTCGGGCATCGCCCAGGCCGGCTACATCCTCGCCCCGCTGGCCATCGCCGGCACGGGTGGCGACGTGGGCCTCACCTCGCTGCAGGCGATCGTGGTCTACCTGCTCATCTACGCGGCTATGAACCTCGGTGCCTTCGCCGTGGTCATCGCGGTGGCCCGCAAGACCCGTTCGGCGGAGCTGAGCAGCTTCGGCGGGCTGTTCTCCTACGCCCCCGCTCTCACGGTGTGCATGACGCTCTTCCTCTTCGCCCTGGCCGGCATCCCGCCGGCGGCGGGGTGGTTCGGCAAGCTCGAGATCTTCCGGGCCCTGGCCAGCGCGGGCAACTTCTCGGGCTACTCGCTCGCCGTGCTCGTGGCCGTGAACTCCGTGGTCGCCTTCGCCTACTACGGCCGCCTCATGCGGGTCATGTGGATGGACGACGCGCCCGACGGCGACGTCACGCCCATCCGGGTGCCGCCGTCGTTGGTGGCCGCCGTCAGCATCACCGCGGTGCTCACCCTGGCCGTGGGCGTCTTCCCCCGGGCCTTCACCCACTTCACCGAGTCCGTCACCCTCCTCGGCCTCGGCGGCTGA
- a CDS encoding complex I subunit 4 family protein, with translation MKDFLNGWGLSLAVFLPLVGAAVVMLIPKKDEYLIKVTALVTSLAVALVGVLLFTNFDYDDAGALQFFVDKAWIPVINSRYIVGMDGISLPLIALTMLVVPLCIVYSWNHFPEPHNPKAFLALILILETGMIGTFAAQDLILFFVFFEVVLLPMYFMIGVWGGEKRRYASMKFFLYTLFGSALMIVSFMALYFLSDEIMVDGVMRHTFDMTQLPAAAEGISIGAALWIFGGMFMGFGIKVPMFPFHSWLPDAHTQAPTVGSVILAAVLLKLGTYGFVRISLPILPEAAERWAPFIGLLAVIGIIYGALCCLAQTDMKRLIAFSSVAHMGFVMLGIATLTDFGINAAIFGMVAHGLITGMLFFVAGSTKERYHTLEIGRLGGMLKQAPRMGWILGFSAMASLGLPGLAGFWGEFPAILSAYNPGGDLNEALFRVYMVVAALGTVLAAAYLLWLYQRVAFGEPTEEFADDPHITDVQPAEWVAWTPMLALIVVLGIYPNLLFKVTDPAVVNTVAAFGNAGS, from the coding sequence ATGAAAGACTTCCTGAACGGTTGGGGCCTCAGCCTGGCGGTGTTCTTGCCGCTGGTCGGTGCGGCCGTGGTGATGCTCATCCCCAAGAAGGACGAGTACCTCATCAAGGTCACCGCCCTCGTCACCTCCCTCGCGGTGGCGTTGGTCGGTGTGCTGCTGTTCACCAACTTCGACTACGACGACGCGGGAGCGCTGCAGTTCTTCGTCGACAAGGCGTGGATCCCGGTGATCAACAGCCGCTACATCGTCGGCATGGACGGCATCTCGCTGCCGCTCATCGCCCTCACGATGCTGGTGGTGCCGTTGTGCATCGTGTACTCGTGGAACCACTTCCCGGAGCCGCACAACCCCAAGGCGTTCCTGGCACTGATCCTCATCCTCGAGACGGGCATGATCGGCACGTTCGCCGCCCAGGACCTCATCTTGTTCTTCGTGTTCTTCGAGGTCGTGCTGCTGCCGATGTACTTCATGATCGGCGTGTGGGGCGGCGAGAAGCGCCGCTACGCGTCGATGAAGTTCTTCCTCTACACGCTGTTCGGCTCGGCGCTCATGATCGTCAGCTTCATGGCGCTGTACTTCCTCTCCGACGAGATCATGGTCGACGGCGTCATGCGCCACACCTTCGACATGACCCAGCTGCCGGCCGCCGCCGAGGGCATCTCCATCGGTGCGGCCCTGTGGATCTTCGGTGGCATGTTCATGGGCTTCGGCATCAAGGTGCCCATGTTCCCGTTCCACTCGTGGCTGCCCGACGCCCACACCCAGGCCCCCACGGTGGGCTCGGTGATCCTGGCCGCGGTGCTGCTGAAGCTCGGCACGTACGGGTTCGTGCGCATCTCGCTGCCGATCCTGCCCGAAGCGGCCGAACGGTGGGCGCCCTTCATCGGGTTGCTGGCCGTCATCGGCATCATCTACGGGGCGCTGTGCTGTCTGGCCCAGACCGACATGAAGCGCCTCATCGCCTTCTCGTCCGTGGCCCACATGGGCTTCGTGATGCTCGGCATCGCCACCCTCACCGACTTCGGCATCAACGCGGCCATCTTCGGCATGGTCGCCCACGGCCTCATCACCGGGATGCTCTTCTTCGTGGCCGGCTCCACCAAGGAGCGCTACCACACCCTCGAGATCGGGCGTCTCGGCGGGATGCTCAAGCAGGCTCCCCGCATGGGCTGGATCCTGGGCTTCTCCGCCATGGCCTCGCTCGGTCTGCCCGGCCTGGCCGGCTTCTGGGGCGAGTTCCCGGCGATCCTCTCGGCCTACAACCCCGGCGGCGACCTGAACGAGGCGCTGTTCCGGGTCTACATGGTCGTCGCCGCCCTCGGCACGGTGCTCGCCGCCGCCTACCTGCTCTGGCTCTACCAGCGGGTGGCGTTCGGCGAACCCACCGAGGAATTCGCCGACGACCCCCACATCACCGACGTGCAGCCCGCCGAGTGGGTGGCCTGGACGCCGATGCTGGCCCTGATCGTCGTGCTCGGCATCTACCCGAACCTGCTGTTCAAGGTCACCGACCCCGCCGTCGTCAACACCGTCGCCGCCTTCGGCAACGCAGGGAGCTGA
- the nuoL gene encoding NADH-quinone oxidoreductase subunit L, whose product MIPHLLDQVWILPALMAVSFVAILFFGKRLGTRATAGIGIASVSVCLLLSLVVAGQWIQRVDDPPTSVPSSELQGVELPPPAEAGAEGHSAAVVTPIGPGTGESAAGELAAAAGEGKAEAAVTPVVAEVTWFQIGGIEFKAGTLVDGLTAMMLVTVTIISLLVHIYSTEYLRGDRRFTHYYAFLSLFTASMLLYVISSNTLQMLVGWELVGLCSFALIGHWWEEKKNSDAALKAFLTNRVGDMGLIIGVTITFFAAGATSFGVLHINEYALSPGANTTLLLVGALCLFAGVTSKSGQFPLHTWLPDAMAGPTPVSALIHAATMVVAGVYLIARLYPVFWSGLAIGSSSFHYVALIGGLTTIIGGVLAFVQYDIKKVLAYSTISQLGYMVMALGVGAWTAGVFHLFTHAFFKACLFLGAGSVSHAAHHTFDMREMGGLRKYMKTTHITFLLATLALAGIIPFAGFWSKDEILAGAAVGQEQAYTFMLVMGFITAFMTAAYMGRAYWMTFWGEYRGHGTPHESPRVMTVPLVILAIASVTFGFFNFPANFFGLELPSAFVHPFEDYVEPNFVFPAVAHSGFVPWVALLSTVLAVAGLFAAYAYYEKNLGPHGLMARSRLARGGYTILENKYYLDHLYTDIIAANTKGPLARAANWFNQNVIDGIVDGTATVFRKASGVVYRGVDQFVVDGLVNGSGTASEASGQLLRRLQTGKVQQYGAILFAAATVLAGVFVFVL is encoded by the coding sequence GTGATCCCCCATCTCCTCGACCAGGTCTGGATCCTCCCCGCCCTCATGGCGGTGTCGTTCGTGGCCATCTTGTTCTTCGGCAAGCGTCTGGGCACCAGGGCCACTGCCGGCATCGGCATCGCCTCGGTCTCCGTCTGCCTGCTGCTGTCGCTCGTCGTGGCCGGCCAGTGGATCCAGCGGGTCGACGACCCGCCGACCTCGGTGCCCTCCTCGGAGCTGCAGGGCGTGGAGCTGCCTCCGCCAGCGGAGGCCGGCGCCGAGGGCCACTCCGCCGCGGTCGTCACGCCCATCGGCCCCGGCACCGGTGAGAGCGCCGCCGGCGAGCTCGCCGCCGCCGCCGGGGAGGGCAAGGCCGAGGCCGCCGTCACTCCGGTGGTCGCCGAGGTCACGTGGTTCCAGATCGGAGGCATCGAGTTCAAGGCCGGCACCCTGGTCGACGGGCTCACCGCCATGATGCTGGTGACGGTGACCATCATCTCGTTGCTGGTGCACATCTACTCCACCGAGTACCTGCGCGGCGATCGGCGCTTCACCCACTACTACGCCTTCCTGTCGCTGTTCACCGCGTCGATGCTGCTCTACGTCATCAGCTCGAACACGCTGCAGATGCTGGTGGGCTGGGAGCTCGTCGGTCTCTGCTCGTTCGCCCTCATCGGGCACTGGTGGGAGGAGAAGAAGAACTCCGACGCCGCCCTCAAGGCCTTCCTCACCAACCGTGTCGGCGACATGGGCCTCATCATCGGCGTCACCATCACCTTCTTCGCCGCCGGGGCCACCAGCTTCGGGGTGCTGCACATCAACGAGTACGCCCTCTCGCCGGGGGCCAACACCACCCTGCTGCTCGTGGGTGCGCTGTGCCTGTTCGCCGGTGTCACCTCGAAGTCGGGCCAGTTCCCGCTGCACACCTGGCTGCCCGATGCCATGGCCGGGCCCACCCCGGTGTCTGCGCTCATCCACGCCGCCACCATGGTGGTCGCCGGCGTCTACCTCATCGCCCGCCTGTACCCGGTGTTCTGGTCGGGTCTGGCCATCGGATCGAGCTCGTTCCACTACGTGGCCCTCATCGGTGGGCTCACCACCATCATCGGCGGCGTCCTCGCCTTCGTGCAGTACGACATCAAGAAGGTCCTGGCCTACTCGACCATCTCCCAGCTGGGCTACATGGTCATGGCCCTCGGGGTGGGGGCGTGGACGGCCGGCGTGTTCCACCTCTTCACCCACGCCTTCTTCAAGGCCTGCCTCTTCCTCGGTGCCGGCTCGGTCAGCCATGCGGCCCACCACACGTTCGACATGCGTGAGATGGGTGGCCTGCGCAAGTACATGAAGACCACTCACATCACGTTCTTGTTGGCCACGCTGGCCCTCGCCGGCATCATCCCCTTCGCCGGGTTCTGGTCCAAGGACGAGATCCTCGCCGGCGCCGCGGTCGGGCAGGAGCAGGCCTACACCTTCATGCTCGTCATGGGCTTCATCACGGCCTTCATGACGGCGGCCTACATGGGCCGGGCCTACTGGATGACCTTCTGGGGCGAGTACCGGGGCCACGGCACGCCTCACGAGTCGCCGAGGGTCATGACCGTGCCGCTCGTCATCCTGGCCATCGCCTCGGTGACCTTCGGGTTCTTCAACTTCCCGGCGAACTTCTTCGGCCTCGAGCTCCCCAGCGCGTTCGTCCACCCCTTCGAGGACTACGTCGAGCCGAACTTCGTCTTCCCCGCGGTGGCGCACTCGGGCTTCGTGCCCTGGGTGGCGCTGCTGTCCACCGTGCTGGCGGTCGCCGGGCTCTTCGCGGCCTACGCGTACTACGAGAAGAACCTGGGCCCGCACGGCCTCATGGCCCGCAGTCGCCTGGCCCGGGGCGGCTACACCATCCTCGAGAACAAGTACTACCTCGACCACCTCTACACCGACATCATCGCGGCCAACACCAAGGGCCCCCTGGCCCGGGCCGCGAACTGGTTCAACCAGAACGTCATCGACGGCATCGTCGATGGCACCGCGACGGTCTTCCGGAAGGCCTCCGGCGTCGTCTACCGCGGCGTCGACCAGTTCGTGGTCGATGGCCTCGTGAACGGTTCGGGTACGGCCTCCGAGGCCTCCGGCCAGCTCCTGCGTCGTCTGCAGACCGGCAAGGTCCAGCAGTACGGCGCCATCCTCTTCGCCGCTGCCACGGTCTTGGCCGGCGTCTTCGTCTTCGTCCTCTAG
- the nuoK gene encoding NADH-quinone oxidoreductase subunit NuoK produces the protein MLVNQFLFLGAILFCIGVYGVLARRNGVMILMSIELILNAVNINLVAFGAMWHAGDITNMTGQVFALFVIAIAAAEVGVGLAMVMMIYRNRQSIDVTELDLLKG, from the coding sequence ATGCTCGTCAACCAGTTCCTCTTCCTCGGCGCGATCTTGTTCTGCATCGGCGTCTACGGGGTGCTCGCCCGCCGCAACGGCGTGATGATCCTGATGTCGATCGAGCTCATCCTCAACGCCGTCAACATCAACCTCGTCGCCTTCGGGGCCATGTGGCACGCCGGTGACATCACCAACATGACGGGCCAGGTCTTCGCCCTGTTCGTGATCGCCATCGCCGCCGCCGAGGTCGGCGTCGGCCTGGCCATGGTGATGATGATCTACCGCAACCGACAGAGCATCGACGTCACCGAGCTCGATCTGTTGAAGGGCTGA
- a CDS encoding NADH-quinone oxidoreductase subunit J family protein has protein sequence MLALLVAQNIAFYVIAALMVFGAIRVVTSKNIMHAALWLVLVLAGVAAQYILLAAEFVAITQVLVYLGAIMVLFLFGIMLTRSKIGRTDDLDNPGPAKAVAAGIGVILAGLLGFALWDGFEDREFGDIAVQRTAEVSDSIFSTFLIPFWVISVLLLVALVGAIVLARRD, from the coding sequence ATGCTCGCCCTGCTCGTCGCCCAGAACATCGCGTTCTACGTGATCGCCGCCCTGATGGTCTTCGGGGCCATCCGCGTGGTCACCAGCAAGAACATCATGCACGCCGCCCTCTGGCTGGTGCTGGTCCTCGCCGGCGTGGCCGCCCAGTACATCTTGTTGGCCGCCGAGTTCGTGGCCATCACTCAGGTGCTGGTCTACCTCGGCGCCATCATGGTGCTGTTCCTGTTCGGCATCATGCTCACCCGCTCCAAGATCGGCCGCACCGACGACCTCGACAACCCGGGCCCGGCCAAGGCCGTCGCCGCCGGCATCGGGGTCATCCTCGCCGGCCTGCTCGGCTTCGCCCTCTGGGACGGCTTCGAGGACCGAGAGTTCGGCGACATCGCCGTCCAGCGCACCGCCGAGGTCAGCGACTCCATCTTCTCCACCTTCTTGATCCCCTTCTGGGTGATCTCGGTGCTCCTGCTCGTGGCCCTGGTCGGGGCCATCGTCCTGGCAAGGCGGGACTGA